One Azospirillum sp. TSA2s genomic region harbors:
- a CDS encoding TRAP transporter substrate-binding protein gives MKRRSFLTSAGVGVAASTLAAPAIAQTQPEIHWRLASSFPKSLDTIYGAADTIAARVAAATDGKFQIRPFAAGELVPGLQVLDAVQNGTVECGHTASYYYVGKDPTFTFDATVPFGLNARQQNAWIYNGGGMALLREFFDGYGVVNFPAGNTGVQMGGWFRKEIKTVEDLKGLKFRIGGFAGQVLAKLGVVPQQIAGGDIYPSLEKGTIDAAEWIGPYDDEKLGFNKVAKYYYYPGWWEGGLTVSLLVNKQQWEQLPKQYKAVLEAACFEANVTMAAKYDAENPAALKRLVGGGAQLRPFPRDVMEACYKAATELYDETAKTNPKFAKIYEPWKKFRDDEYLWFRVAENSFDNFAFTAGLKR, from the coding sequence ATGAAGCGTCGTTCCTTCCTGACCTCCGCCGGTGTCGGCGTCGCCGCCAGCACCCTCGCGGCCCCCGCCATCGCCCAGACCCAGCCGGAGATCCATTGGCGCCTGGCGTCCAGCTTCCCCAAGAGCCTGGACACCATTTACGGCGCCGCCGACACCATCGCCGCCCGCGTCGCCGCGGCCACGGACGGCAAGTTCCAGATCCGTCCCTTCGCCGCCGGTGAACTCGTTCCCGGCCTGCAGGTTCTGGACGCGGTGCAGAACGGCACGGTCGAATGCGGCCACACCGCCAGCTATTACTATGTCGGCAAGGACCCGACCTTCACCTTCGACGCGACGGTGCCCTTCGGCCTGAACGCCCGCCAGCAGAACGCCTGGATCTACAATGGCGGCGGCATGGCGCTGCTGCGCGAGTTCTTCGACGGCTACGGCGTCGTGAACTTCCCGGCCGGCAACACCGGCGTGCAGATGGGCGGCTGGTTCCGCAAGGAGATCAAGACCGTCGAGGATCTCAAGGGCCTGAAGTTCCGCATCGGCGGCTTCGCTGGTCAGGTCCTGGCCAAGCTGGGCGTCGTGCCGCAGCAGATCGCCGGCGGCGACATCTATCCGTCGCTGGAAAAGGGCACCATCGACGCCGCCGAGTGGATCGGTCCGTACGACGACGAGAAGCTCGGCTTCAACAAGGTCGCCAAGTACTACTACTATCCGGGCTGGTGGGAAGGCGGTCTGACCGTCTCGCTGCTGGTCAACAAGCAGCAGTGGGAACAGCTGCCCAAGCAGTACAAGGCCGTCCTGGAGGCCGCCTGCTTCGAGGCCAACGTGACCATGGCCGCCAAGTACGACGCCGAAAACCCGGCGGCGCTGAAGCGTCTGGTCGGCGGCGGCGCCCAGCTGCGTCCCTTCCCGCGCGACGTGATGGAAGCCTGCTACAAAGCCGCCACCGAGCTGTATGACGAAACGGCCAAGACCAACCCGAAGTTCGCCAAGATCTACGAGCCGTGGAAGAAGTTCCGCGACGACGAGTATCTGTGGTTCCGGGTGGCCGAGAACTCCTTCGACAACTTCGCCTTCACCGCCGGCCTGAAGCGCTGA
- the dprA gene encoding DNA-processing protein DprA yields MTQPRRPLTDAERLDWIRLIRTENVGPITFHRLMEQYGSAAKALDMLPELARRGGRPKPLRITSKAEAEREMQANRRFGAQLLCACEPDYPEPLAAVDDAPPVISVAGHSHLLRRRAVAIVGARNASLNGKKFAESLARELGAAGLLVVSGLARGIDTAAHAGSLASGTAAVLAGGIDVVYPPENEGLYRDIVAQGLVVAESAIGTQPQARHFPRRNRLISGLSLGVLVVEAALRSGSLITARMALEQGREVMAVPGSPLDPRCHGTNNLLRQGATLVERADDVLRAIENLRPPMLAERQRDLFSVPLHTPAPAAEPDESDLAKARALVLENLGHSPVTIDELVRGCQLSAPVVLTVVLELELAGRVQRLPGHQVSLA; encoded by the coding sequence ATGACACAACCGCGCCGCCCCTTGACCGACGCCGAACGGCTCGATTGGATCCGCCTCATTCGTACCGAGAATGTGGGTCCGATCACCTTTCACCGCCTGATGGAACAGTATGGCAGCGCCGCCAAGGCACTGGACATGCTGCCGGAACTGGCACGGCGCGGCGGGCGGCCGAAGCCGCTGCGCATCACCTCCAAGGCCGAGGCGGAGCGGGAGATGCAGGCGAACCGGCGTTTCGGCGCTCAACTGCTCTGCGCCTGCGAACCCGATTATCCGGAGCCGCTGGCCGCGGTGGATGATGCGCCGCCGGTGATTTCGGTCGCCGGACACTCCCATCTGCTGCGGCGGCGCGCGGTGGCCATTGTCGGGGCGCGCAACGCCTCGCTGAACGGCAAGAAGTTCGCCGAATCGCTGGCGCGCGAACTCGGGGCGGCCGGGCTGCTGGTCGTGTCCGGCCTTGCCCGCGGCATCGACACCGCCGCCCATGCCGGCTCTCTCGCCAGCGGCACCGCCGCCGTTCTGGCCGGCGGCATCGACGTCGTCTATCCGCCGGAGAATGAGGGCCTCTACCGCGACATCGTGGCGCAGGGCTTGGTGGTGGCGGAAAGCGCCATCGGCACCCAGCCGCAGGCCCGCCATTTTCCCCGCCGCAACCGCCTGATCTCCGGCCTGTCGCTGGGCGTGCTGGTGGTGGAGGCGGCGTTGCGCTCCGGCTCCCTCATCACCGCGCGGATGGCCCTGGAACAGGGGCGGGAGGTGATGGCGGTGCCGGGTTCCCCGCTCGACCCCCGCTGCCATGGCACCAACAATCTGCTGCGCCAAGGCGCCACGCTGGTGGAACGGGCCGACGACGTGCTGCGCGCCATCGAAAACCTGCGGCCTCCGATGCTGGCGGAACGGCAGCGCGACCTGTTTAGCGTCCCCCTCCATACCCCCGCCCCTGCGGCGGAACCGGACGAATCCGACCTCGCCAAGGCACGCGCCCTGGTGCTGGAAAACCTGGGCCACTCGCCCGTCACCATTGACGAACTCGTTCGCGGGTGCCAATTGTCCGCTCCGGTGGTGCTGACCGTGGTTCTGGAACTTGAGCTTGCCGGCCGAGTCCAGCGTCTTCCCGGTCATCAGGTCTCTCTCGCCTGA
- a CDS encoding DUF1778 domain-containing protein — translation MQPVEPSEEKSRRETLNIRIRPEERSLIDRAAQAQGKNRTDFILEAARHAAEDALLDRAIIAAGPDAYAEFLARLDAPPKPNERLRRTMRTAAPWERG, via the coding sequence ATGCAGCCTGTCGAACCGTCAGAAGAGAAGTCCCGACGCGAGACGCTCAACATCCGCATCAGGCCGGAGGAGCGCAGCCTGATCGACCGGGCGGCCCAGGCACAGGGCAAGAACCGCACCGACTTTATCCTGGAAGCGGCTCGCCACGCCGCCGAGGATGCCCTGCTCGACCGCGCGATTATCGCCGCCGGCCCGGACGCCTATGCCGAGTTCCTGGCCCGTCTCGACGCACCGCCCAAGCCGAACGAAAGACTGCGCCGGACAATGCGGACAGCCGCCCCCTGGGAGCGCGGATGA
- a CDS encoding CoA-binding protein produces the protein MTDPKLSDLKITEPADYTDAFLRGVLENAKSIAVVGASADPVKASFFVMKYLRDKGYQVIPVNPKMAGQTILGLPVYASLKDLPEPPDMVDIFRNSAAAGGVTDEAIAAGAKVVWMQLGVRNDEAAARAQAAGLTVVMDRCPKMEIQRLYGEIGRIGVNSNVLVTRRMAPTKSFKKLI, from the coding sequence ATGACCGATCCCAAGCTGAGCGATCTCAAGATCACCGAGCCGGCCGACTACACCGACGCCTTCCTGCGCGGCGTGCTGGAAAACGCGAAGAGCATCGCCGTGGTGGGGGCCAGCGCCGACCCGGTGAAAGCCAGCTTCTTCGTGATGAAGTACCTGCGCGACAAGGGATATCAGGTCATCCCGGTCAACCCGAAGATGGCGGGCCAGACCATTCTCGGCCTGCCGGTCTACGCCAGCCTGAAGGATTTGCCGGAGCCGCCGGACATGGTCGACATCTTCCGCAACTCCGCCGCCGCCGGTGGGGTGACGGACGAGGCGATCGCCGCCGGGGCCAAGGTGGTGTGGATGCAGTTGGGCGTCCGCAACGACGAGGCAGCGGCACGGGCCCAGGCGGCCGGCCTGACCGTGGTGATGGACCGCTGCCCGAAGATGGAAATCCAACGGCTCTATGGCGAAATCGGCCGGATCGGGGTCAATTCCAACGTGCTGGTGACGCGCCGCATGGCGCCGACGAAATCGTTCAAAAAGCTGATCTGA
- a CDS encoding GNAT family N-acetyltransferase, protein MTLSAPEPLAPHHRVDLFDSGTPSLDTWLRRRAMANQASGASRTFVACAGDEIAGYYALASSAVAVTDAPERFRRNMPDPIPVVVLARLAVSRTRQGQGLGRALFRDAALRVVQAADLIGVRGLMVHALSEEAKSFYLRLGLDPSPIDPMMLMVTLADLRDNL, encoded by the coding sequence ATGACGCTGTCCGCGCCGGAACCGCTTGCGCCCCACCACCGCGTCGATCTGTTCGACTCCGGCACGCCGTCGCTGGACACTTGGCTGAGGCGCCGGGCGATGGCAAATCAAGCCAGCGGTGCGTCGCGGACCTTCGTCGCCTGTGCTGGCGATGAAATTGCCGGCTATTACGCTTTGGCATCAAGCGCGGTGGCGGTCACCGATGCACCGGAACGTTTCCGCCGCAATATGCCCGACCCAATCCCGGTGGTAGTGCTGGCGCGGCTCGCCGTTTCGCGGACACGGCAGGGGCAGGGGCTCGGCCGGGCGCTGTTCCGTGACGCCGCCCTGCGGGTCGTGCAGGCGGCCGATCTGATCGGCGTCCGCGGATTGATGGTTCACGCATTGTCGGAAGAGGCGAAGAGCTTTTATCTTCGCCTCGGCCTCGATCCCTCGCCGATTGACCCGATGATGCTGATGGTCACTCTGGCCGACCTGCGGGACAACCTATAA
- the topA gene encoding type I DNA topoisomerase, with amino-acid sequence MPGSNVVIVESPAKAKTINKYLGDDYTVIASFGHVRDLPARDGSVRPDEDFAMEWELGDRSKRHIDEIAKAVKSANRVYLATDPDREGEAIAWHLSELLREKHLTDNRDVQRITFNEITKSAVQAAIANPRDVSRELVDAYLARRALDYLVGFTLSPVLWRKLPGSKSAGRVQSVALRLICERESEIEVFKPQEYWSIAVGFTTPAGSSFTASLTQLDGKKLDKFGLPNREAAEAAVAKIRPQAFAVSQVERKQSRRNPSPPFTTSTLQQEASRKLGFGATRTMRTAQKLYEGVDIGGETVGLITYMRTDGVSLSQEAIDGARSLIGSHYGERYVPAQPRVYKTAAKNAQEAHEAIRPTDLHRRPESVSGYLESDELRLYELIWKRTLASQMESAVLDQVAVDIASPSKDVVLRATGSIVVFDGFLKVYQEDRDDAAEDDQQERRLPAMDQGDALARGDIVPDQHFTQPPPRYSEASLVKKLEELGIGRPSTYASILQVLQDRNYVRLDKRRFIPEDRGRLVTAFLENFFHRYVEYNFTAELENQLDEISDGKIDWKTVLRDFWTAFDVAVNGTKDLTITQVLTTLDNELGAHFFPAATEDGHDPRVCPVCREGRLGLKLGKMGAFIGCSRYPECRYTRPLAVANDENGEAQEGPRELGNDPETGLPVTVRRGPYGAYIQLGPAPTAAVAPPEEPAAEEPAADGKKPKAKKKKKDDTPKPKRVSLPKGMAAADVDLDTALKLLALPRVIGNHPETGEEISAGIGRFGPYLKHGSVYKSLTPDDDVLTVGINRAVDLLAGAAKKASAPAKTLGDHPKTGKPITMGSGRFGPYVKHASVYASIPKGTEPDSVTLEQALELIDAKVAKDAAKKGKAPKEAEPAKAEGAEAEKPAKAKAAAKKPAAKKATKAKTAKDAPAEAAAPKRKTAKAS; translated from the coding sequence TTGCCGGGCAGCAACGTCGTCATCGTCGAATCGCCGGCCAAGGCGAAGACCATCAACAAGTATCTGGGCGACGACTATACCGTCATCGCCAGCTTCGGCCATGTCCGCGACCTTCCGGCGCGGGACGGTTCGGTGCGCCCGGATGAAGACTTCGCGATGGAATGGGAGCTGGGCGACCGCTCCAAACGCCACATCGACGAGATCGCCAAGGCGGTGAAGTCGGCCAACCGCGTCTATCTCGCAACCGACCCGGATCGCGAGGGAGAGGCCATCGCCTGGCACCTGTCGGAGCTGCTGCGCGAAAAGCACCTGACCGACAATCGCGACGTCCAGCGCATCACCTTCAACGAGATCACCAAGAGCGCGGTGCAGGCCGCCATCGCCAACCCGCGCGACGTGTCGCGTGAACTGGTCGACGCCTATCTGGCGCGCCGGGCGCTGGACTATCTGGTCGGCTTCACCCTGTCGCCGGTGCTGTGGCGCAAGCTGCCCGGCTCCAAGTCGGCCGGCCGCGTGCAGTCGGTGGCGCTGCGCCTGATCTGTGAGCGCGAGTCGGAGATCGAGGTCTTCAAGCCGCAGGAATACTGGTCGATCGCGGTCGGTTTCACCACGCCGGCGGGGTCCTCCTTCACCGCGTCGCTGACCCAGCTGGACGGCAAGAAGCTCGACAAGTTCGGCCTGCCCAACCGCGAGGCGGCCGAGGCCGCGGTGGCGAAGATCCGCCCGCAGGCCTTCGCCGTGTCGCAGGTGGAGCGCAAGCAGAGCCGCCGCAACCCGTCGCCGCCCTTCACCACCTCCACCCTGCAGCAGGAGGCCTCGCGCAAGCTGGGCTTCGGCGCCACCCGCACCATGCGCACGGCGCAGAAGCTGTATGAGGGCGTCGACATCGGCGGCGAGACGGTCGGCCTCATCACCTATATGCGAACCGACGGCGTCAGCCTGTCGCAGGAGGCCATCGACGGCGCCCGTAGCCTGATCGGCTCGCACTATGGCGAGCGATATGTCCCGGCCCAGCCGCGCGTCTACAAGACCGCCGCCAAGAACGCCCAGGAGGCCCACGAGGCCATCCGTCCGACCGACCTGCACCGCCGCCCCGAATCGGTGTCCGGCTATCTGGAAAGTGACGAGCTGCGGCTGTACGAGCTGATCTGGAAGCGCACTCTGGCCAGCCAGATGGAAAGCGCCGTGCTGGATCAGGTGGCGGTGGACATCGCCAGCCCGTCGAAGGACGTGGTTCTGCGCGCCACCGGCTCCATCGTCGTGTTCGACGGCTTCCTGAAGGTCTATCAGGAGGACCGCGACGACGCGGCCGAGGACGACCAGCAGGAACGCCGCCTGCCGGCCATGGACCAGGGCGACGCGCTGGCCCGCGGCGACATCGTCCCGGACCAGCATTTCACCCAGCCGCCGCCGCGCTATTCCGAAGCCAGCCTCGTCAAGAAGCTGGAGGAGTTGGGGATCGGCCGTCCGTCGACCTATGCCTCGATCCTGCAGGTGCTGCAGGACCGCAATTACGTCCGGCTGGACAAGCGGCGCTTCATCCCGGAAGACCGCGGCCGGCTGGTGACCGCCTTCCTGGAGAACTTCTTCCACCGCTATGTGGAGTACAACTTCACAGCGGAGTTGGAGAACCAACTGGACGAGATCTCCGACGGCAAGATCGATTGGAAGACCGTCCTGCGCGACTTCTGGACCGCCTTCGACGTGGCGGTGAACGGCACCAAGGATCTGACGATCACCCAGGTGCTGACCACGCTCGACAATGAACTCGGCGCCCATTTCTTCCCCGCCGCCACCGAGGACGGCCACGACCCGCGCGTCTGCCCGGTCTGCCGCGAGGGGCGGCTGGGGCTGAAGCTGGGCAAGATGGGCGCCTTCATCGGCTGCTCGCGTTATCCGGAGTGCCGCTACACCCGGCCGCTGGCCGTCGCCAACGACGAGAACGGCGAGGCGCAGGAAGGTCCGCGCGAGCTGGGCAACGATCCGGAGACCGGTCTGCCGGTGACGGTGCGCCGCGGCCCCTACGGCGCCTACATCCAACTCGGCCCGGCGCCCACCGCGGCGGTCGCTCCGCCGGAGGAGCCTGCGGCTGAAGAGCCTGCTGCCGACGGCAAGAAGCCGAAGGCAAAGAAAAAGAAGAAGGACGACACGCCGAAGCCCAAGCGGGTGTCGCTGCCCAAGGGCATGGCTGCGGCGGATGTCGATCTCGACACCGCGCTGAAGCTGCTGGCCCTGCCCCGCGTCATCGGCAACCACCCGGAAACCGGCGAGGAAATCAGCGCCGGCATCGGCCGCTTCGGCCCCTATCTGAAGCATGGCAGCGTCTACAAGTCGCTGACGCCCGATGATGACGTGCTGACCGTCGGCATCAACCGCGCCGTCGACCTGCTGGCTGGCGCCGCCAAGAAGGCGTCGGCCCCGGCCAAGACGCTGGGCGACCACCCGAAGACCGGCAAGCCGATCACCATGGGCTCCGGCCGCTTCGGTCCCTATGTGAAGCACGCCAGCGTCTATGCCTCGATCCCGAAGGGGACCGAGCCGGACAGCGTCACGCTGGAACAGGCGCTGGAGTTGATCGACGCCAAGGTCGCCAAGGACGCCGCCAAGAAGGGCAAGGCCCCGAAGGAGGCCGAACCGGCCAAGGCCGAGGGCGCGGAGGCTGAGAAGCCCGCCAAGGCGAAAGCCGCGGCGAAGAAGCCCGCCGCCAAGAAGGCGACCAAGGCCAAGACCGCCAAGGACGCTCCGGCGGAAGCCGCCGCGCCGAAGAGGAAGACCGCCAAGGCATCGTAA
- a CDS encoding oxepin-CoA hydrolase, alternative type translates to MNERQDTGSMTVDRQGRVMVLTMSDAGTRNALGLKMMAAGRDALDEATHDPEIGAIVLTGADGAFSSGGHLNNLYHHGSRSRSENRDGIERFHGWVRAMRECPKPIIAAVEGPAAGAGFSLALACDLIVAAEDAQFLTAYIKVGLTADGGASASLARALPPQLYAELMLTGGPVDAARLHAAGVVNRVTAPGRALDEATAWAQTIAEGPAGAMGRAKKLMELAYGSFATQLARESDLFVEALHHGEAKEGITAFFEKRRPVFHKR, encoded by the coding sequence ATGAACGAACGTCAGGATACCGGCAGCATGACGGTGGACCGCCAGGGGCGCGTCATGGTGCTGACCATGAGCGACGCCGGCACCCGCAACGCGCTGGGCTTGAAGATGATGGCTGCCGGACGCGACGCACTGGACGAGGCGACGCACGACCCCGAAATCGGCGCCATCGTGCTGACCGGCGCAGACGGCGCCTTCAGCAGTGGCGGGCACCTGAACAACCTCTATCACCACGGCAGCCGCTCGCGGTCGGAGAATCGGGACGGGATCGAACGTTTCCACGGCTGGGTCCGGGCGATGCGCGAATGCCCCAAGCCGATCATCGCCGCGGTGGAGGGGCCGGCCGCTGGCGCCGGCTTCTCGCTGGCGCTGGCCTGCGACCTGATCGTCGCGGCGGAGGATGCGCAGTTCCTGACCGCCTATATCAAGGTCGGGCTGACCGCCGACGGCGGTGCCTCCGCCTCGCTCGCCCGCGCGCTGCCGCCGCAGCTTTATGCCGAACTGATGCTGACCGGTGGCCCGGTCGATGCGGCGCGCCTGCATGCCGCCGGCGTGGTCAACCGCGTCACCGCGCCGGGCCGGGCGCTGGACGAGGCGACCGCCTGGGCGCAGACCATCGCCGAAGGGCCGGCCGGCGCCATGGGCCGGGCGAAGAAGTTGATGGAGCTGGCTTATGGCAGCTTCGCCACCCAGCTCGCCCGCGAAAGCGACCTGTTCGTCGAGGCCTTGCACCATGGCGAGGCGAAGGAGGGCATCACCGCCTTCTTCGAGAAACGCCGGCCGGTTTTCCACAAACGCTGA
- a CDS encoding O-acetylhomoserine aminocarboxypropyltransferase translates to MTEQKSFGFETRAIHAGAAPDSATGARQTPIYQTTSFVFEDVDDAASLFNLQKVGFIYSRLTNPTVAVLEERLANLEGGAGATATSSGHAAQLLALFPLMAPGDHIVASKKLYGGSLNQLGISFPRAFGWQPSLVDTDDVNNVKAALTEKTKAIFVESLANPGGVVTDIEAIAKIADEAGIPLIVDNTLATPYLINPIQWGATLVVHSTTKFLSGNGTSVGGVVIDSGKFDWSKSGKFPALSEPDPGYHGLRFHETFGHLAFTIHGHAVGLRDLGPSQAPMNAFLTLNGIETLPLRMQRHADSALKVAQFLESHPAVGWVSYAGLESSKYRDLAKKYLPRGAGAVLTFGVKGGFEAGVKVVESVELFSHLANIGDARSLIIHPSSTTHRQLSAEAQASAGAGPDVIRLSIGLETPEDIIADLDQALNKTLA, encoded by the coding sequence ATGACTGAGCAGAAGAGCTTCGGCTTCGAGACCCGCGCCATCCATGCCGGCGCCGCACCAGACTCGGCGACGGGCGCGCGGCAGACGCCGATCTACCAGACCACCAGCTTCGTCTTCGAGGATGTCGACGACGCCGCCTCTCTGTTCAACCTGCAGAAGGTCGGCTTCATCTACTCCCGCCTGACCAACCCGACTGTGGCGGTGCTGGAGGAGCGTCTGGCCAATCTGGAAGGCGGCGCCGGCGCCACCGCGACCTCGTCCGGCCATGCCGCCCAGCTGCTGGCGCTGTTCCCGCTGATGGCGCCGGGCGACCACATCGTCGCCTCGAAGAAGCTCTATGGCGGATCGCTGAACCAGCTCGGCATCAGCTTCCCGCGCGCCTTCGGCTGGCAGCCGAGCCTCGTCGACACCGACGACGTGAACAACGTCAAGGCGGCGCTGACCGAGAAGACCAAGGCCATCTTCGTGGAAAGCCTCGCCAACCCCGGCGGCGTGGTGACCGACATCGAGGCCATCGCCAAGATCGCCGACGAGGCCGGCATCCCGCTGATCGTCGACAACACGCTGGCCACCCCCTACCTGATCAACCCGATCCAGTGGGGCGCCACGCTGGTGGTGCATTCCACCACCAAGTTCCTGTCCGGCAACGGCACCTCGGTCGGCGGCGTGGTGATCGACAGCGGCAAGTTCGACTGGAGCAAGTCCGGCAAGTTCCCGGCGCTGAGCGAGCCGGACCCCGGCTATCACGGCCTGCGCTTCCACGAGACCTTCGGCCATCTCGCCTTCACCATCCACGGCCATGCCGTCGGCCTGCGCGACCTGGGGCCGAGCCAGGCGCCGATGAACGCCTTCCTGACGCTGAACGGCATCGAAACCCTGCCGCTGCGCATGCAGCGCCACGCCGACAGCGCGCTGAAGGTGGCGCAGTTCCTGGAAAGCCATCCGGCGGTCGGCTGGGTCAGCTATGCCGGGCTGGAGTCGTCCAAGTACCGTGATCTCGCGAAGAAGTACCTGCCGCGCGGTGCCGGTGCGGTTCTGACCTTCGGCGTCAAGGGCGGCTTCGAGGCCGGCGTGAAGGTGGTGGAAAGCGTGGAGCTGTTCAGCCATCTCGCCAACATCGGTGACGCCCGGTCGCTGATCATCCACCCGTCCTCGACCACCCATCGCCAGCTGTCGGCGGAGGCCCAGGCCTCGGCCGGCGCCGGTCCCGACGTGATCCGCCTCTCGATCGGGCTGGAAACGCCGGAGGACATCATCGCCGACCTTGATCAGGCACTGAACAAGACGCTGGCCTGA
- a CDS encoding enoyl-CoA hydratase codes for MSAAVSTQDSHPPQDTPLVLREDRDGVATLTLNRPKARNALSVGLMAALQDALDAIDEDRSVRAVVLAGAGGAFCAGHDLKEMRAAPSRELYEALFTQCSRLMLTINRVRQPVIAKVRGVATAAGCQLVATCDLAYCEEDARFATPGVNIGLFCSTPMVALTRAVGRKAAMEMLLLGNLIDADEAERIGLVNRAVPADQLDEVVDSVAAKIASKSPLTLATGKEAFYRQIDLDVEGAYAYAAKVMTENMMAQDAAEGIDAFLGKRTPVWCGR; via the coding sequence ATGAGCGCCGCGGTTTCGACACAGGATTCCCATCCCCCGCAGGATACCCCGCTGGTCCTGCGCGAGGATCGCGATGGGGTCGCCACGCTGACGCTGAACCGGCCGAAGGCCCGCAACGCCCTGTCGGTGGGGCTGATGGCGGCGTTGCAGGACGCGCTGGACGCCATTGACGAGGATCGTTCCGTGCGCGCCGTGGTGCTGGCCGGGGCCGGCGGCGCCTTCTGCGCCGGGCATGACCTCAAGGAAATGCGCGCCGCCCCGTCGCGCGAGCTGTACGAGGCACTGTTCACCCAGTGCTCCCGCCTGATGCTGACGATCAACCGCGTCCGCCAGCCGGTGATCGCCAAGGTGCGCGGCGTGGCGACCGCCGCCGGCTGTCAGTTGGTGGCGACCTGCGACCTTGCCTATTGCGAGGAGGACGCGCGCTTCGCGACGCCGGGGGTGAACATCGGGCTGTTCTGCTCGACTCCCATGGTGGCGCTGACCCGCGCGGTCGGGCGCAAGGCGGCAATGGAAATGCTGCTGCTGGGCAACCTGATCGACGCCGATGAGGCGGAGCGCATCGGCCTCGTCAACCGCGCGGTGCCGGCCGACCAGCTGGACGAGGTGGTGGACAGCGTCGCCGCCAAGATTGCGTCCAAGTCGCCGCTGACGCTCGCCACCGGCAAGGAGGCGTTCTATCGCCAGATCGACCTGGACGTGGAAGGCGCCTATGCCTACGCCGCCAAGGTGATGACCGAGAACATGATGGCGCAGGATGCCGCCGAGGGAATCGACGCCTTCCTGGGCAAGCGCACGCCGGTCTGGTGCGGCCGATGA
- a CDS encoding MaoC family dehydratase, which translates to MRYFEDVTVGDRFTGGPLTVEAAEIVAYAEKFDPQPFHLDPDAAKDTLFRGLAASGWHTAGMTMRMIVGSDAELAGGYIGMGVDSIGWPRPTRPGDVLRIEMEVMEARRSAKRPDQGVLRVKTTTFNQNDEVVQTMIANLLAPGRPT; encoded by the coding sequence ATGCGCTATTTCGAGGATGTAACGGTGGGCGACCGCTTCACCGGCGGGCCGCTGACGGTCGAGGCGGCGGAGATCGTCGCCTATGCCGAGAAGTTCGACCCGCAGCCCTTCCATCTGGACCCCGACGCGGCGAAGGACACGCTGTTCCGCGGGCTGGCGGCCAGTGGCTGGCACACCGCCGGAATGACCATGCGGATGATCGTCGGCAGCGACGCCGAACTGGCGGGCGGCTATATCGGCATGGGTGTCGATTCCATCGGCTGGCCCCGCCCGACCCGGCCCGGCGACGTGCTGCGCATCGAGATGGAGGTGATGGAGGCCCGCCGCTCCGCCAAGCGTCCCGACCAGGGCGTGCTGCGGGTGAAGACCACCACCTTCAACCAGAATGACGAGGTGGTGCAGACCATGATCGCCAACCTGCTGGCACCCGGCCGCCCCACCTGA
- a CDS encoding rhomboid family intramembrane serine protease encodes MALALDRRGRSGGTGPVAVVPIPPYANRTVILVCVLAFVLRLPPESFAFVPAYFFGTVELAGPLPTGALWRGLFGHVLIHGDLTHLVSNMAVLWLLGDVVEREAGHLRYLSLFVTGTVAAALTEGLLAVDRMAPLIGASGAICALMGAFLWMRPRSGLLSRRLPRRLVQGAILVFALLNAAMTLVPLDAGSPLAEVGWAAHAGGLAAGLLLGGVLLCLRPKHRRPVGVS; translated from the coding sequence ATGGCGCTGGCGCTGGACCGGCGTGGCCGGAGCGGAGGAACCGGGCCTGTCGCCGTCGTACCCATCCCGCCCTATGCGAACCGCACCGTCATCCTTGTCTGCGTGCTGGCCTTCGTCCTGCGGCTGCCGCCGGAATCCTTCGCCTTCGTTCCCGCCTATTTCTTTGGAACGGTCGAACTGGCCGGGCCGCTGCCCACCGGTGCGCTGTGGCGCGGGCTGTTCGGGCATGTGCTGATCCATGGCGACCTGACGCATCTGGTCTCCAACATGGCCGTGCTGTGGCTGTTGGGCGACGTGGTGGAGCGGGAGGCCGGGCATCTCCGCTATCTGTCGCTGTTCGTCACCGGCACGGTGGCGGCGGCGCTGACGGAGGGGCTGCTCGCCGTCGACCGGATGGCGCCGCTGATCGGGGCGAGCGGGGCGATCTGCGCGCTGATGGGCGCCTTCCTGTGGATGCGGCCGCGCTCCGGGCTGCTGTCGCGACGCTTGCCCCGGCGGCTGGTGCAGGGGGCGATCCTGGTTTTCGCGCTGTTGAACGCGGCGATGACGCTGGTGCCGCTGGATGCCGGCTCCCCGCTTGCCGAAGTCGGCTGGGCGGCGCATGCGGGCGGGCTGGCGGCCGGGTTGCTGCTGGGCGGCGTGCTGCTGTGCCTGCGCCCCAAGCACCGCCGGCCGGTTGGCGTTTCTTGA